A single window of Enterobacteriaceae bacterium ESL0689 DNA harbors:
- a CDS encoding phosphopantetheine-binding protein: MQELYLEIKNLIISTLNLDELSADDIDTDAPLFSDGLGLDSIDALELGLAVKNKYGIVLSAESEEMRQHFFSVATLASFIAAHRA; encoded by the coding sequence ATGCAAGAGCTTTATCTGGAAATAAAAAACCTCATCATCAGCACGCTCAATCTGGACGAGTTGAGCGCTGATGATATCGATACCGACGCCCCCCTGTTTAGCGACGGTTTGGGGCTGGACTCTATCGATGCACTGGAACTGGGGCTGGCAGTAAAAAATAAGTACGGCATCGTGCTCTCAGCGGAAAGCGAAGAGATGCGTCAGCACTTTTTCTCCGTCGCCACTCTGGCTTCTTTTATTGCTGCACACCGCGCTTAA
- a CDS encoding lysophospholipid acyltransferase family protein, which yields MRKLMSRLEWVWRLVMTGLCFILFGLGGLLLSVVWFNVLSVLVSDASRRCRLERRSIAASFRLFLTIAKGVGVLDYRIDGAEILRQERGCLIVANHPTLIDYVLLASVMPETDCLVKSTLLKNPFLGNVVRAADYLINSQAETLLPCCQQRLAQGDTILIFPEGTRTRPGEAMTLQRGAANIAVRCASDLRIVKISCSEHLLDKQSKWYNVPPERPFFTVEVRDRIEINKFYDATSQEPALAARQLNRHLLLQLQQGCLPLSGINNARALSGNKKPHHQHAQSGRVER from the coding sequence ATGAGGAAGCTGATGTCGCGCCTGGAGTGGGTATGGCGACTGGTCATGACCGGGTTATGTTTTATCCTGTTTGGTCTCGGCGGTCTGTTACTTTCTGTGGTGTGGTTTAATGTATTATCGGTTTTGGTATCGGATGCTTCCCGCCGCTGTCGTCTGGAACGTCGCAGTATTGCCGCCAGTTTTCGCCTGTTTTTAACCATCGCGAAAGGCGTTGGCGTGCTGGATTATCGTATTGATGGGGCTGAAATCTTACGTCAGGAACGTGGTTGCCTTATCGTAGCCAATCATCCTACGCTGATCGATTACGTGCTGCTGGCGTCAGTCATGCCAGAAACGGACTGTCTGGTGAAAAGCACGCTGTTAAAAAATCCTTTTCTTGGCAACGTCGTTCGGGCAGCAGATTATTTAATCAATAGCCAGGCTGAAACCCTGTTGCCCTGCTGCCAACAGCGACTAGCGCAGGGGGACACTATCCTGATTTTCCCCGAAGGCACGCGCACCAGGCCCGGTGAAGCAATGACGTTGCAGCGCGGAGCGGCGAATATTGCCGTGCGCTGCGCCAGCGATTTACGCATCGTGAAGATCAGCTGTAGCGAGCATCTGCTGGATAAACAAAGTAAATGGTATAACGTTCCGCCTGAGCGGCCGTTTTTTACCGTTGAAGTCCGCGATCGGATAGAAATCAATAAATTTTACGATGCAACTTCACAAGAACCGGCACTGGCAGCAAGGCAGTTAAACCGGCATCTTTTGCTTCAATTACAACAAGGTTGTTTACCTCTCTCAGGAATAAATAATGCAAGAGCTTTATCTGGAAATAAAAAACCTCATCATCAGCACGCTCAATCTGGACGAGTTGAGCGCTGA
- a CDS encoding beta-ketoacyl synthase chain length factor: MKFTLNITDWQALAPGLSEAQQWQAWSRQPWAIDHDAPLAKLSELPMMTARRLSSGSKLAVECGLAMLRRHQIDAVLYTSRHGELERNYRIVHALATAQAFSPTDFALSVHNSSVGNLTIAAKQPIVSSSLSAGRDTFQQGLYEVLSLFQAGYPRVLMVDFDGFVPSFYHPQLPAEMPTWPYAVALVIEAGNELQCEMQPAMAGNEITLPQSMLFLQYYLQNADTFSLPGERVQWCWSRR, from the coding sequence ATGAAATTTACATTAAATATTACTGACTGGCAGGCACTGGCACCCGGGCTTAGTGAAGCACAGCAATGGCAAGCATGGTCGCGCCAGCCGTGGGCGATTGACCATGATGCACCACTGGCAAAATTAAGCGAATTGCCAATGATGACTGCCCGCCGTCTCAGTTCAGGCAGCAAACTGGCCGTAGAATGCGGCCTGGCCATGCTACGCCGCCATCAGATAGACGCCGTTTTGTATACCAGTCGTCATGGCGAACTGGAGCGCAATTATCGCATTGTTCATGCACTGGCAACCGCCCAGGCATTCTCTCCGACCGACTTCGCACTCTCTGTGCACAACTCTTCCGTGGGGAACCTGACCATTGCGGCCAAACAACCGATTGTTTCATCATCGCTTTCGGCTGGCCGCGACACTTTCCAGCAAGGTTTGTATGAAGTGCTTAGCCTGTTCCAGGCGGGATACCCGCGCGTGTTGATGGTCGATTTTGACGGTTTTGTGCCCAGCTTTTATCACCCGCAACTGCCCGCAGAAATGCCGACCTGGCCGTATGCCGTCGCGCTGGTGATTGAAGCTGGCAATGAGTTGCAATGTGAAATGCAGCCAGCCATGGCGGGCAATGAGATAACACTGCCGCAAAGCATGTTGTTTTTACAGTACTATTTACAAAATGCAGACACATTTTCACTGCCTGGCGAGCGTGTTCAGTGGTGCTGGAGCCGCAGATGA
- a CDS encoding ATPase → MVTKANADAECRLSKSDNNITQVCHESGQLYFRPATEECIVIPAQDAGEFETHCLEMMVCVDEFHRANHAYSAAVEKYGQQRQQGGADTDAQAAEVVAAETTLEKKRAALLDKLKDGETNNMGYQDVVELLPLLDTRRRGPGNQRLGRRYVYARQGYYSERAGGRSQAGARKQWRTIRLKDKDTATGKESIYTVDSHGRRKIDTTKLKEQLSGELLPKLKTELKDYVNLDDYNLDETLFDWAKSWNDSVAGSHSFDNGIELSGAAQFMRFISNLGAEAEFDFNEGSLKVKGEAKTTVSIASGIGRADFYIPDRLGWDLRYIPGEESEAAKMEQVLTGLNMGVVRIYIENQLIGFVGASVQIEGQLQVMLKDDVLQIVTGQPRGRLPRFHERQSGRSGQFYRQMKKEDEGVTVSAEVFAGASAEYALKGALQWLKPTPPPSVDSTVIPKTTGEFTDFAAIGASIAGLAGIGAGAKFLCTFINGKFCFKVAASLCCGVGAKGAFICEVGGKALGEFGYWLAYQLYVLSYRFFDLVVREAFETFTRICVMKMADLKEDIYATFNVIKNDMDDVKSKFNTFVNTLIDESNKDREASKKRNQLAENIIADPEVLLTYTPEAKGILLYLLTRHGLWDHVDPANRGNLLLDIYPRRKEAVIQVLYSIQSQREWIKVMCHRNQDGSDLTENDDEERVLKEQERQLEEFLQEGFNRDQDMKRRAAELAMRELSEIYQRLKTERERSLGYALAMNNTHWYNLNRAPNPHFPQRGEFGPSEATMMQMA, encoded by the coding sequence ATGGTTACGAAAGCGAATGCTGATGCTGAATGTCGGCTCAGTAAATCTGACAATAATATCACACAAGTCTGTCACGAATCAGGGCAGCTCTATTTTCGTCCTGCAACTGAAGAATGTATTGTCATTCCTGCGCAGGACGCGGGCGAGTTTGAAACGCACTGTCTGGAGATGATGGTGTGTGTTGATGAGTTCCATCGGGCAAACCATGCTTATTCTGCGGCAGTGGAAAAATATGGTCAGCAAAGACAGCAGGGCGGTGCGGATACTGACGCCCAGGCGGCGGAGGTTGTTGCCGCAGAAACCACGCTGGAAAAAAAGCGGGCAGCGTTGCTGGATAAACTTAAGGATGGAGAAACCAATAATATGGGATATCAGGATGTGGTGGAGCTGCTGCCGTTACTCGATACCCGCAGAAGGGGACCGGGGAATCAGCGGCTGGGTCGGCGTTATGTCTATGCCCGCCAGGGTTATTATTCTGAACGAGCCGGCGGACGTTCTCAGGCTGGCGCCAGAAAGCAGTGGCGTACTATCCGGCTGAAGGATAAGGACACCGCAACCGGGAAAGAGAGTATCTATACGGTTGACAGTCACGGTCGTCGAAAGATTGATACCACAAAACTGAAAGAGCAGTTAAGCGGGGAATTATTACCAAAATTAAAAACGGAACTTAAAGATTATGTCAATCTGGATGATTATAATCTGGATGAGACATTATTTGACTGGGCGAAAAGCTGGAATGACAGCGTGGCTGGTTCGCATAGTTTTGATAACGGTATTGAACTGTCGGGTGCCGCACAGTTTATGCGCTTTATTTCTAATCTTGGCGCAGAGGCGGAATTTGACTTCAATGAAGGAAGCCTGAAAGTTAAAGGGGAAGCAAAAACAACGGTTTCGATCGCATCAGGTATCGGACGCGCCGACTTTTATATTCCGGACCGGCTGGGCTGGGATTTACGTTATATTCCAGGGGAGGAGAGTGAGGCCGCTAAGATGGAGCAGGTATTAACCGGGCTGAATATGGGCGTGGTGCGGATTTACATTGAAAACCAGCTCATTGGTTTTGTCGGTGCTTCGGTCCAGATAGAGGGTCAGCTTCAGGTCATGCTGAAGGATGACGTGCTGCAGATTGTTACCGGTCAGCCCCGGGGGCGATTGCCGCGCTTTCATGAGCGTCAGTCAGGCCGCAGCGGCCAGTTTTACCGGCAAATGAAAAAAGAGGATGAAGGCGTGACTGTTTCAGCAGAGGTCTTTGCGGGGGCCAGTGCTGAATACGCGCTTAAAGGCGCCCTTCAGTGGCTGAAGCCCACGCCGCCGCCCTCTGTGGACAGTACCGTTATCCCCAAAACGACCGGGGAATTTACCGATTTTGCCGCGATTGGTGCCAGCATTGCTGGCCTGGCGGGGATTGGCGCAGGGGCTAAATTCTTATGCACCTTTATTAATGGTAAATTCTGCTTTAAGGTTGCCGCCAGCCTGTGCTGTGGTGTCGGCGCAAAAGGGGCGTTTATTTGTGAAGTGGGGGGTAAAGCCCTGGGGGAGTTTGGCTACTGGCTGGCCTATCAGCTATATGTTCTGAGCTATCGTTTTTTTGACCTGGTGGTAAGAGAGGCATTTGAAACCTTTACCCGAATATGTGTGATGAAGATGGCGGATCTGAAGGAAGATATTTATGCCACATTTAATGTAATAAAAAATGATATGGATGACGTTAAAAGTAAGTTTAACACCTTTGTAAATACGCTAATTGATGAAAGCAATAAAGACAGGGAGGCATCTAAAAAACGTAATCAGTTAGCGGAAAATATTATCGCTGATCCAGAAGTGCTATTAACCTATACCCCGGAGGCGAAAGGGATTTTATTATATCTGTTGACCCGTCATGGACTGTGGGATCATGTTGATCCGGCCAACCGCGGCAACCTGCTGCTGGATATCTATCCGCGCCGGAAAGAGGCGGTTATTCAGGTACTGTACAGCATCCAGAGCCAGCGTGAGTGGATTAAGGTGATGTGTCATCGTAATCAGGACGGTTCCGATCTTACAGAGAATGATGATGAGGAGCGGGTGCTAAAGGAGCAGGAGCGGCAGTTAGAAGAATTTCTTCAGGAAGGCTTTAATCGTGACCAGGATATGAAGCGCAGGGCCGCTGAACTGGCGATGCGGGAGTTGTCAGAAATCTACCAGCGCCTGAAAACCGAGCGGGAGCGCTCCCTGGGCTATGCGCTGGCGATGAATAACACCCACTGGTATAACCTGAATCGTGCACCGAATCCCCACTTTCCACAGCGTGGTGAGTTTGGTCCCAGCGAAGCCACCATGATGCAAATGGCTTAA
- the vgrG gene encoding type VI secretion system tip protein VgrG: MNLTDALSRLIPAPLNRYRLNIPSCTANIDVESFSGSEAMSMLYRYTINFTSISKNIDARQMLRKSATLTMGAGKLLALTERKVVHGVVTHFERTGGSADEARYCIVLEPFLALLGNQFRTHRFFVNKSVPEVVAEVLTEHGLRGWEYEFTLRADYPKREQINQYQESDLAFIERLLAEVGIFYFFTLQPDTRTEVVHFADRQSAWTFGKKLPLNSPSGANDNATDSVWDVQVRHNVVAHSVTASDYNHREAHKILTSVAADMTRGEGEGNTYGDVYHYRPRHLEPGDKITPAAETGNFWARLEHERFLSTQTTVTGSSTDHTLGPAQVLTITETAIPPTLPRETENGLAIISASYSASRKNALKVEWAAMPYYDNRCWRPAAKKRPVVSGTLTARVTSAKDDDIYAWQDASGMYRVKFDADRDDKHPGMESMPVRFAKPYGGDKYGFHFPLIQGTEVAIAFYEGDPDRPYIAHALHDSRHVDHVTEVNSTRNVIRTAGLNKLRMEDKRGQEHVKLSTEYGGKTQLNLGHNVDASRKLRGEGAELRTDRHVSIRGGAGVFITADKQPKAQGEMLDMNAAVAQLQSALQRVTALAQSAGASGALDADIASQQQLARALNQLKDAGLLLSAPAGIGATTPENIQLAAGHTLTATAGENADMTIFKRFTVAAGEAISLFAQKMGMKIIAARGEVDIQAQSDAMRLQAAQKMAINSTNGEMVLNAAQGITLTTKGGAYIKIKDGSVEIGAPGKIDLKSTNVLWGGSASLEQALKPATVKDPQYQFPVNGGFQVVDKVTQTPKPWMAYRIETPEGKILRGRTDENGYTQKHYGIDPQNIKLFFE; the protein is encoded by the coding sequence GTGAACCTGACAGATGCACTGAGCCGTTTAATTCCAGCCCCGCTAAACCGTTACCGACTGAATATTCCGTCATGTACGGCAAATATCGACGTGGAAAGTTTCAGCGGTTCAGAAGCGATGAGTATGCTGTACAGGTACACCATCAACTTCACCAGTATCAGCAAGAACATTGATGCCCGCCAGATGCTGCGCAAATCGGCAACGCTGACCATGGGGGCGGGTAAGCTGCTCGCGCTGACGGAACGCAAGGTGGTTCACGGGGTGGTCACTCACTTTGAGCGAACCGGTGGCTCTGCGGATGAAGCGCGGTACTGCATCGTGCTGGAACCGTTCCTGGCGTTGCTGGGGAACCAGTTTCGTACCCATCGTTTTTTCGTCAATAAATCGGTGCCGGAAGTGGTGGCTGAGGTGCTCACGGAGCATGGGCTGAGAGGCTGGGAATATGAATTTACCCTCAGAGCCGACTATCCAAAGCGTGAGCAGATTAACCAGTATCAGGAAAGCGACCTCGCCTTCATTGAACGTCTGCTGGCTGAGGTGGGGATTTTCTACTTCTTCACCCTGCAGCCGGACACCCGGACCGAAGTGGTGCATTTCGCGGACAGGCAGAGCGCATGGACGTTTGGCAAAAAGCTCCCGCTGAACAGCCCGTCAGGGGCGAATGACAATGCGACGGATTCGGTATGGGACGTGCAGGTCCGGCATAACGTGGTGGCGCATTCGGTTACGGCCAGTGACTACAACCACCGCGAAGCCCATAAAATCCTGACATCCGTTGCTGCAGACATGACACGCGGTGAAGGGGAAGGGAATACCTATGGGGATGTGTACCATTATCGCCCGCGGCACCTTGAACCTGGCGACAAAATCACGCCGGCAGCAGAAACCGGTAACTTCTGGGCGCGTCTGGAGCATGAACGTTTCCTGTCCACCCAGACCACGGTGACCGGCAGCAGTACCGACCACACCCTGGGGCCAGCCCAGGTGCTGACGATTACCGAAACAGCTATCCCGCCGACACTGCCGCGTGAAACCGAAAATGGGCTTGCCATCATCAGCGCCAGTTACTCCGCCAGCCGTAAGAATGCCCTGAAAGTGGAATGGGCGGCGATGCCGTACTACGACAACCGCTGCTGGCGTCCTGCGGCTAAAAAGCGCCCTGTGGTGAGTGGTACGCTGACGGCGCGCGTGACCAGCGCAAAAGATGACGACATCTACGCCTGGCAGGATGCATCGGGCATGTACCGGGTGAAATTTGATGCTGACCGCGACGACAAACACCCGGGGATGGAAAGTATGCCGGTGCGCTTTGCCAAACCCTACGGTGGTGACAAATACGGCTTCCACTTTCCACTGATACAGGGGACTGAAGTGGCGATTGCCTTCTATGAAGGCGATCCCGATCGCCCGTATATTGCCCATGCCCTGCACGACTCCCGCCACGTTGACCACGTCACTGAGGTTAACAGTACACGCAATGTTATCCGTACTGCTGGCCTGAACAAGCTTCGGATGGAGGACAAGCGCGGCCAGGAGCATGTCAAGCTCAGTACCGAGTACGGCGGCAAGACGCAACTCAATTTAGGTCACAACGTAGACGCATCCAGGAAGCTGCGCGGCGAAGGTGCTGAGCTGCGAACTGACCGGCATGTTTCCATTCGCGGTGGGGCGGGGGTGTTTATTACGGCGGATAAACAGCCCAAAGCACAGGGTGAAATGCTGGATATGAATGCGGCAGTTGCCCAGTTACAGAGTGCGTTACAACGGGTCACCGCACTGGCTCAAAGTGCCGGAGCTTCCGGCGCACTGGATGCGGATATCGCTTCACAACAGCAACTTGCCCGGGCACTGAATCAGCTCAAAGACGCCGGATTACTGTTATCTGCCCCTGCGGGGATTGGAGCGACGACACCTGAAAATATTCAACTTGCCGCGGGCCACACCCTGACGGCCACAGCGGGTGAAAATGCGGATATGACGATTTTCAAACGGTTTACCGTTGCGGCAGGTGAAGCCATCAGCCTGTTTGCCCAGAAAATGGGCATGAAGATCATTGCGGCACGGGGCGAGGTGGATATTCAGGCACAATCTGATGCCATGAGACTTCAGGCCGCTCAGAAGATGGCCATTAATAGCACTAATGGTGAAATGGTACTGAATGCGGCCCAGGGGATTACCCTGACCACTAAAGGCGGTGCTTACATCAAAATCAAGGATGGATCGGTGGAAATTGGCGCACCCGGAAAAATTGATCTGAAAAGTACCAATGTTCTGTGGGGGGGAAGTGCCTCTCTGGAACAGGCGCTGAAGCCAGCAACCGTAAAAGATCCGCAGTATCAGTTTCCTGTGAATGGTGGGTTTCAGGTCGTCGACAAGGTGACTCAAACTCCCAAACCCTGGATGGCTTATCGGATAGAAACACCTGAGGGCAAAATCCTGCGCGGCAGGACCGATGAAAATGGCTATACACAAAAACACTATGGTATTGACCCGCAAAATATTAAGTTATTTTTTGAATAA
- a CDS encoding acyl carrier protein yields MTDQQTIYQEVSSLLVKLFEIEPQLIKPEARLYEDLALDSIDAVDMIVHLQKKTGKKIKPEEFKAVHTVQDVVEAVERLLKEA; encoded by the coding sequence ATGACAGACCAACAAACCATTTATCAGGAAGTCTCTTCCCTGCTGGTAAAGCTGTTTGAAATCGAGCCACAGCTCATCAAACCTGAAGCGCGCCTGTACGAAGATCTGGCACTGGACAGCATCGACGCCGTAGACATGATTGTGCACCTGCAAAAGAAAACGGGTAAGAAAATCAAGCCGGAAGAATTTAAAGCAGTACATACAGTCCAGGATGTCGTCGAGGCTGTAGAGCGTCTGCTAAAAGAAGCCTGA
- a CDS encoding methyltransferase, translating to MYEQDTLSALDAITEAQRIAFAPMLFQAALCLRNAGILDYLDQQGKQGASLNAIAEYTALNEYAVSVLLDMGLSGRMITCKEEVYYLAKIGHYLLHDTMTRVNMDFTQDVCYQGLFFLADSLNEGKPCGLKVFGDWPTIYPALSQLPDAARKSWFAFDHYYSDGAFNAALPYVFASNPARLYDVGGNTGKWALRCCEYNENITVTLLDLPQQIVLAKENIANAGFSDRIDFHALDILSDAPLPNEADIWWMSQFLDCFSPEKIIKILSKVASVMKPGAKLCIMELFWDAQRFEAASFSLNASSLYFTCMANGSSRFYSAEKFYHYLDKAGFQVAERHDNLGVGHTLLICQKK from the coding sequence ATGTACGAACAGGACACGCTCAGCGCGCTGGATGCCATCACTGAGGCACAAAGGATTGCTTTTGCTCCTATGCTTTTCCAGGCTGCTTTATGCTTACGCAATGCAGGAATATTAGATTATTTGGATCAACAAGGTAAACAGGGCGCTTCCCTTAACGCAATTGCTGAATACACAGCGCTGAATGAATATGCCGTAAGCGTGTTACTGGATATGGGCTTAAGCGGGCGAATGATTACCTGCAAAGAGGAAGTCTATTACCTGGCAAAAATCGGCCATTACCTCCTGCATGACACCATGACACGCGTGAATATGGATTTCACCCAGGATGTCTGTTACCAGGGACTCTTCTTCCTCGCTGATTCACTCAATGAAGGGAAACCTTGCGGATTAAAAGTATTTGGTGACTGGCCGACGATATATCCGGCACTTTCGCAATTACCTGACGCGGCACGTAAAAGCTGGTTTGCGTTTGATCATTACTATTCCGATGGCGCATTTAACGCCGCACTACCTTATGTATTCGCCAGCAATCCCGCAAGATTGTACGATGTCGGCGGTAATACCGGTAAGTGGGCTTTGCGCTGCTGCGAATACAATGAAAACATCACTGTTACGTTATTAGATCTGCCACAACAAATCGTGCTCGCAAAAGAAAATATTGCGAATGCTGGCTTTTCCGATCGTATCGATTTTCATGCCCTGGATATACTGAGCGATGCGCCGTTACCGAACGAGGCGGATATCTGGTGGATGAGCCAATTCTTAGACTGTTTTTCACCCGAAAAGATAATTAAAATACTCAGCAAAGTCGCCAGTGTCATGAAGCCTGGGGCAAAGCTTTGCATTATGGAGTTGTTCTGGGATGCACAGCGCTTTGAAGCGGCATCGTTTAGCCTGAATGCGTCCTCGCTTTATTTTACCTGCATGGCAAACGGTAGCAGCCGTTTCTATAGTGCAGAGAAATTTTACCACTATCTGGATAAAGCAGGATTCCAGGTAGCAGAGCGCCACGATAATTTAGGCGTTGGGCACACTCTATTGATATGCCAAAAGAAATAA
- a CDS encoding DUF2442 domain-containing protein, which produces MLTLQSKDDIRVMNVCIDDDCLTVDLMDGRSISVPVAWFPRLAAGTAEQRQNWVLCGAGYGIHWPDLDEDLSTEELLRGAKG; this is translated from the coding sequence ATGCTTACTTTACAAAGTAAGGATGATATTCGCGTCATGAATGTTTGCATTGATGATGATTGCCTGACGGTTGATCTCATGGATGGTCGTAGCATCTCTGTTCCTGTTGCCTGGTTCCCTCGTCTTGCTGCCGGTACGGCTGAGCAACGACAAAACTGGGTGCTTTGTGGTGCCGGGTATGGTATCCACTGGCCTGACCTGGATGAGGATCTGAGCACCGAAGAGCTGCTTCGTGGTGCTAAAGGCTGA
- a CDS encoding SUMF1/EgtB/PvdO family nonheme iron enzyme, which produces MNKYRTGLLALLLLSGCDNNPSIKPALDSGQNTPHSAELQRLIHQVKSNLVFVEGGDFLMGDFGAKYGPEKIQLDTEKDSKPLHKVTLTSYSISKFKTTNQEYQLYLKLNGLQLKQEDNSLSQELADALNKLPDTPAHMDWYDAEKYCAWLGKVSGLPFALPTEAQWEYVARSRGQFIIVGTNSGVLEMKDINHGINISGSMDREDFARKMGLAGGTGVALPVDSYPPNPLGLYDMAGNGLEWINDWYDPDYYHHSPVVDPRGPEKPVYKDYEGNYNKVLRGVSRSGPLNGLTVARFGKDPKTDVLTNKTVRCAVNSLQAVK; this is translated from the coding sequence ATGAACAAATACAGAACCGGGTTACTGGCCCTGCTACTGCTGAGCGGCTGTGATAATAATCCATCGATAAAGCCCGCGCTGGACAGCGGACAGAACACACCGCACAGCGCGGAATTACAGCGCCTGATTCACCAGGTAAAATCGAATCTGGTCTTTGTCGAAGGGGGCGATTTTTTAATGGGCGACTTCGGGGCAAAATACGGCCCGGAGAAGATCCAGCTCGACACCGAAAAAGACAGTAAACCGCTGCATAAAGTGACGCTAACCAGCTACTCGATCAGTAAATTTAAAACCACCAATCAGGAATATCAGCTTTATCTGAAGCTGAATGGTTTACAGCTAAAACAAGAGGATAACTCACTAAGTCAGGAGTTGGCTGATGCGTTAAATAAGCTGCCGGATACGCCTGCGCATATGGACTGGTACGATGCGGAGAAATACTGCGCCTGGCTGGGAAAGGTCAGTGGCCTGCCGTTTGCCCTGCCGACAGAAGCGCAGTGGGAGTATGTGGCCCGTAGTCGGGGACAGTTCATTATTGTGGGCACCAACAGTGGTGTACTGGAGATGAAGGATATTAACCATGGGATTAATATCTCTGGCTCAATGGATCGTGAAGATTTTGCCAGGAAAATGGGTCTGGCTGGCGGAACCGGGGTTGCTTTACCGGTGGACAGTTATCCCCCTAACCCGCTGGGACTCTACGATATGGCGGGTAATGGCCTTGAATGGATCAATGACTGGTATGATCCGGACTATTACCATCACTCTCCGGTTGTTGATCCCCGGGGCCCAGAAAAGCCAGTGTATAAAGATTATGAAGGTAATTACAATAAAGTATTACGAGGGGTTAGCCGTTCTGGCCCCCTTAATGGCCTGACGGTTGCCCGATTTGGTAAAGATCCCAAAACTGACGTGCTGACTAATAAAACCGTTCGCTGTGCCGTCAACAGCCTACAAGCGGTGAAATAG